In one window of Zhihengliuella sp. ISTPL4 DNA:
- a CDS encoding ABC transporter permease produces MSASTLGLGRIVRADLRHHRRSLAGVFVAIFVASALVTGLGVLVESGIRGGLAPQRYTAAEVVVGAAQQVDVPEDLPVPLRERASVPADAAREIGALPGVEAVVADVTVPLSMQDGTGAVVEAHPWAATALSGFALAEGREPAAGDEVVVVVGAGHAVGDSLPLAHGGTPATFTVVGLVSAEALPERAVPVFLSDARLRELDPHGGAPQALGVFVDGDPEQVASAIREAFPQLVARTGDARGDVEFLDSAAARTLLIAIGSAFVGTCILVALFIVAGTLSLSVQARRREYALLRAVGATPSQVHSLIAREVLTVAIVAALLGIVPGYLLSSALQSAFVAGGVIPGDFALALSPFPALAALVLVLGAAWGAARIAARRPARLDPIEALRESSTGPGPIGLPRIITGIVFAAAGISVSTVPLTIRGDAAVGASAGAAIMLIAALALLGPWLVAVCVRLIGPVLRRSSAAGFLAAAHTAAGSRRMAAAVLPIALGIGLGLVQIGGPAIVADEAATQARAGVTADLRVSAPAGVSPDVVGALRDEPGVTAATGVVVSTAVLDSLDIEGQVERTEYVLQGVDPSTVDGLLDLRVQEGSLAALDGGATVAVSADAAHTLGLHVGDSVTGVLGDGAPLEATVVGIYERGLGFGDLTMAADHVRTHTSAGLDSFALVSVDGGDAADALAADGLQVTPASGQKASTTGAVSQQGWVSLIGLLVILGYIAIAVVNTLVMATGERSREFALLQLIGASRGQVRATMRTEAIMIAGLSMMFGVLVAIPPLMGMSYGISGQPVPTMPVLGSLAIVGGMGALALVALRVATEAALRRRPIEELGSRE; encoded by the coding sequence ATGTCCGCTTCGACCCTCGGGCTCGGGCGCATCGTCCGCGCCGACCTCCGGCATCATCGACGCAGCCTGGCGGGGGTGTTCGTCGCCATCTTCGTCGCGAGCGCGCTCGTCACGGGGCTCGGCGTGCTCGTCGAGTCGGGTATCCGCGGCGGCCTCGCCCCGCAGCGCTACACGGCGGCCGAGGTCGTCGTCGGGGCCGCGCAGCAGGTCGACGTCCCGGAAGACCTGCCGGTGCCCTTGCGCGAGCGTGCCTCCGTCCCCGCCGACGCGGCCAGGGAGATCGGCGCGCTGCCCGGCGTCGAGGCCGTGGTGGCCGACGTGACCGTTCCCCTGTCGATGCAGGACGGGACGGGCGCGGTGGTCGAGGCGCACCCCTGGGCGGCGACGGCCCTCTCCGGTTTCGCGCTGGCGGAGGGTCGGGAACCCGCTGCCGGCGACGAAGTCGTGGTGGTCGTCGGCGCCGGGCACGCCGTGGGCGATTCCCTTCCGCTGGCTCACGGCGGCACCCCGGCGACATTCACGGTCGTCGGTCTGGTGAGCGCAGAGGCGCTGCCGGAGCGCGCGGTTCCGGTGTTCCTCAGCGACGCCCGTCTCCGCGAGCTCGACCCGCACGGCGGTGCCCCGCAGGCGCTCGGCGTCTTCGTCGACGGTGACCCCGAGCAGGTGGCGAGCGCGATCCGCGAGGCGTTCCCGCAGCTGGTCGCCCGGACCGGCGACGCCCGCGGTGACGTGGAGTTCCTCGACTCGGCGGCGGCCCGGACTCTGCTCATCGCGATCGGCAGCGCGTTCGTCGGCACCTGCATCCTCGTCGCCCTCTTCATCGTCGCGGGGACGCTGTCGCTGTCGGTGCAGGCGCGTCGGCGAGAGTACGCCCTGCTCCGTGCCGTCGGGGCCACGCCGTCGCAGGTGCATTCCCTCATCGCCAGGGAAGTGCTCACGGTCGCGATCGTCGCCGCACTGCTCGGGATCGTTCCCGGGTACCTGCTGTCGTCCGCGCTGCAGTCGGCGTTCGTCGCGGGCGGCGTGATCCCCGGCGACTTCGCCCTCGCGCTGAGCCCGTTCCCGGCGTTGGCCGCCCTGGTGCTGGTGCTCGGCGCGGCCTGGGGAGCGGCGCGCATCGCGGCGCGCCGCCCGGCCCGGCTGGATCCGATCGAGGCGCTGCGCGAGTCGTCGACGGGGCCTGGCCCGATCGGCCTGCCCCGCATCATCACCGGGATCGTGTTCGCCGCCGCCGGCATCTCGGTCTCCACCGTCCCGCTGACGATCCGCGGGGACGCGGCGGTGGGGGCGTCGGCCGGGGCCGCGATCATGCTCATCGCGGCGCTCGCGCTCCTGGGCCCGTGGCTTGTCGCCGTGTGTGTGCGGCTCATCGGGCCGGTGCTGCGCCGCTCGTCGGCGGCTGGTTTCCTCGCCGCCGCACACACCGCGGCGGGCAGTCGGCGGATGGCGGCTGCCGTCCTGCCGATCGCCCTCGGAATCGGGTTGGGACTCGTGCAGATCGGCGGGCCGGCGATCGTCGCGGACGAGGCGGCGACCCAGGCGCGGGCCGGAGTGACCGCCGACCTGCGGGTGTCGGCCCCGGCCGGAGTCTCTCCTGACGTGGTCGGCGCGCTGCGCGACGAGCCGGGCGTGACCGCCGCGACCGGTGTGGTCGTCAGCACCGCGGTGCTCGACTCGCTCGACATCGAAGGCCAGGTCGAGCGTACGGAATACGTGCTGCAGGGCGTCGACCCGTCGACGGTGGACGGCCTGCTCGACCTCCGGGTGCAGGAGGGTTCCCTCGCTGCCCTGGACGGCGGTGCGACCGTCGCGGTCAGCGCCGATGCGGCGCACACGCTCGGCCTCCACGTCGGCGACTCCGTGACGGGCGTGCTCGGCGACGGGGCCCCGCTGGAGGCGACCGTGGTCGGCATCTATGAACGCGGTCTCGGCTTCGGTGATCTCACGATGGCCGCCGACCACGTCCGCACGCACACATCTGCGGGGCTCGACTCCTTCGCACTCGTGTCGGTGGACGGGGGCGACGCAGCGGACGCCCTCGCCGCCGACGGCCTGCAGGTGACCCCGGCCTCCGGGCAGAAGGCGAGCACGACCGGCGCCGTCTCGCAGCAGGGATGGGTGAGCCTCATCGGCCTGCTGGTCATCCTCGGGTACATCGCGATCGCCGTCGTGAACACCCTCGTGATGGCGACCGGGGAGCGATCCCGGGAATTCGCCCTGCTGCAGCTCATCGGCGCCTCCCGGGGCCAGGTGCGCGCCACGATGCGCACCGAGGCGATCATGATCGCGGGTCTGTCGATGATGTTCGGTGTGCTGGTCGCCATCCCGCCCCTCATGGGCATGAGCTACGGCATCTCCGGGCAGCCGGTCCCGACGATGCCCGTGCTCGGCTCGCTCGCGATCGTCGGAGGCATGGGGGCGCTGGCCCTCGTCGCGCTGCGGGTCGCGACGGAGGCCGCACTCCGCCGCCGCCCGATCGAGGAGCTCGGCTCGCGCGAGTAG
- a CDS encoding isopeptide-forming domain-containing fimbrial protein, translating into MGFRVARKDRTSDGLPPERRRRWRGRTKRLIGGAVSTALVASSMIVVGGTLTAAPAAAAEPFLCTPGAVYVQSATEVREFAVDARGGSLGATTIGIGHSDNGLGLSADGTYAYTVTNVGTDKVLAKHDRRGEGTTTRTPFTLGTSRTDSSVLRGAVHPVTGVYYFASGTLDGAINLYAWNESVTPQTYVQVGKLRPTTGSSAFGANGDMAFSASGQLVLVADRYIYSADLPATLQPSTATIDAKQVHDMGAGVQGNGIAFGNLGHIFVSVGGNNPYIVEVDLPRGQTVNTTQLGTFSPTDMASCTFPNTLTLKKDLPEGRHAATDQFGLRVQAPTGYQVAQTNAVTRGDRSGLQPDYAGPVFTNQGDTFRLSESAAGTTDLTKYDASLVCLQVNADGSTTPVAVTADGQVTQPAGPLGTDVTCTYTNVRLAPDLALRKTSDPADGTAVQAGQRLTYTVQAENTGNTRLDPVTVADDLSGVRAFAEYQGDVATAIDGDPVSSGAATVTGDDLAWTGALEPGQVLTITYSVVVDEGVEGESIANRVTASGTPPGGLPPITPPAVTTEHPVAGFEVAKTSDPAAGTVVEPGQTIEYTVTGTNTGATVLNPVTVTDDLSGVLANAAFNDDITTTVGGTTVTTGGATLTGNALAWTGTLQPGQTVTITYSVTVGDDTSGEILRNSVTGSGTPTTPNPGDPTGPQVPGEPIVPPTVTTEHPVIGSGFTISKSADPASGTAVSAGDTITYTITGTNTGDTDLDPAEIVDDLSGVLDSAGYNDDVTADRGSVRVADATLTWTGSIPRGESVTIRYTVTVDAGVEKALLHNVVTGSATPQIPTDPADPSGAKTPGTPIVPPAAETEHPVVDTGFEVSKSADPASGTAVRAGDTLTYTVSGANTGNTVLDPATIVDDLSAVLANAEYGGDAKASSGSVALSGTTLTWTGTLAPGDRVDITYTVTVDEGATGVLLRNTVSGEGTPLIPTDPTDPESPTTPGTPVETPPATTEHPVATPGFTVTKTADPATGTRVDPGSVITYTVTGRNTGDTVLDPVEIGDDLRAALAHASYNDDVSATRGDGRVADGALSWNGVLRPGQDVVITYSVTVDATAGGETIANTATGEATPLIPADPSDPESPTTPGTPITPPPSSTEHPVNEPGFTFAKTVDPAAGTAVDPGDVLTYTLTAVNTGQTALDPVTITDDLSGVLPYATFNADAVASIAGASADPATLDGTELSWTGALAVGQTVTVTYSVTVSAEGVGTVIENAATATATPPGGSTITPPPGVTTNPVNEPGFSVSKSVDPAAGTAVDPGSVLTYTVTGVNTGETALDPVTITDDLSGVLAHAEYNDDATATISGTVTTAPTVAQEGLSWTGALQVGETVTITYSVTVRADAGGAVIENAAAGSATPPGGVPPIETPPATTENPVNEPGFELRKVADPASGTRVDPGSVITYTVTGVNTGETALAPVRIVDDLSGVLAHAAYNGDATATVSDGIAATPVVAGDELTWAGDLAVGERVTITYSVTLHGDAGGAIIANTVEGTATPPGGAELTPPPVTTENPVGTPGFTFVKTSDPASGSAVATGSVVTYTLTGTNTGETRLDEVVVTDDLTGVLRHADLRGTATATVGDRAVAAPTIDGTTLRWTGSLAEGERVVITYAVTVHADAAGATLRNVAAASATPPGGETITPPTSTTENPVLTPLALTGGQLAPWVLGLAIALLIGGAVLLVVRRRRLQS; encoded by the coding sequence ATGGGATTCCGTGTTGCCCGCAAGGACCGCACGTCCGATGGTCTTCCGCCGGAGCGGCGCCGCCGCTGGCGGGGCCGGACGAAGAGGCTGATCGGCGGTGCCGTCAGCACGGCGCTCGTCGCGTCGTCGATGATCGTCGTCGGCGGGACGCTGACCGCGGCGCCGGCCGCCGCCGCCGAGCCGTTCCTCTGCACGCCGGGAGCGGTGTACGTGCAGAGCGCCACCGAGGTGCGCGAGTTCGCCGTCGACGCGCGGGGTGGCTCCCTGGGCGCCACGACTATCGGCATCGGGCACTCCGATAATGGGCTCGGCCTGTCGGCGGACGGAACGTACGCGTACACGGTGACCAACGTCGGCACGGACAAGGTACTGGCCAAGCACGACCGTCGGGGCGAGGGAACGACGACCCGAACGCCGTTCACGCTGGGAACCAGCCGCACGGACTCCTCTGTCCTGCGCGGGGCCGTGCATCCCGTCACGGGCGTGTACTACTTCGCCAGCGGCACGCTCGATGGCGCCATCAACCTCTACGCGTGGAACGAGAGCGTCACACCGCAGACCTACGTGCAGGTCGGCAAGCTGCGCCCGACCACCGGCAGCAGCGCTTTCGGGGCGAACGGGGACATGGCTTTCAGCGCCTCCGGTCAGCTCGTGCTGGTCGCCGACCGATACATCTACTCGGCCGACCTGCCCGCCACGCTCCAGCCCAGCACGGCCACGATCGATGCCAAGCAGGTGCACGACATGGGCGCTGGCGTGCAGGGCAACGGCATCGCGTTCGGAAACCTCGGTCACATCTTCGTCTCCGTCGGGGGCAACAACCCGTACATCGTCGAGGTCGATCTGCCCCGCGGCCAGACGGTCAACACGACCCAGCTCGGCACCTTCTCGCCCACCGACATGGCGAGCTGCACGTTCCCGAACACGCTGACGTTGAAGAAGGACCTCCCGGAGGGGCGTCACGCCGCGACCGACCAGTTCGGTCTCCGGGTGCAGGCGCCGACCGGCTACCAGGTCGCGCAGACCAACGCCGTCACCCGCGGCGATCGCTCCGGCCTGCAGCCGGACTACGCGGGCCCCGTGTTCACCAACCAGGGCGACACCTTCCGGCTGTCCGAGTCGGCGGCGGGAACCACCGACCTCACGAAGTACGACGCCTCCCTCGTCTGCCTGCAGGTGAACGCGGACGGCTCGACCACTCCGGTCGCCGTGACGGCTGACGGCCAGGTCACCCAGCCGGCCGGCCCGCTCGGCACCGACGTCACGTGCACCTACACGAACGTCCGCCTCGCGCCGGACCTCGCTCTTCGCAAGACCTCCGACCCCGCCGACGGCACCGCCGTGCAGGCCGGTCAGCGCCTGACCTACACCGTGCAGGCCGAGAACACCGGCAACACCCGCCTCGACCCGGTCACCGTGGCCGACGACCTGTCCGGCGTGCGCGCGTTCGCCGAATACCAGGGCGACGTGGCGACGGCGATCGACGGCGACCCGGTGTCGTCCGGCGCCGCCACCGTCACGGGCGACGATCTCGCCTGGACCGGCGCCCTCGAGCCCGGCCAGGTGCTCACGATCACGTACTCCGTCGTCGTCGACGAGGGTGTGGAGGGTGAGAGCATCGCCAACCGCGTCACCGCATCCGGTACCCCGCCCGGAGGCCTGCCTCCGATCACCCCTCCGGCCGTCACCACCGAGCACCCCGTCGCCGGCTTCGAGGTCGCGAAGACCTCCGATCCCGCCGCGGGCACCGTGGTGGAGCCGGGCCAGACCATCGAGTACACCGTCACCGGCACGAACACCGGGGCGACCGTCCTGAATCCGGTGACCGTCACCGACGACCTCTCCGGCGTGCTCGCGAACGCCGCCTTCAACGACGACATCACGACCACGGTCGGCGGCACCACCGTCACCACGGGCGGCGCGACCCTGACCGGGAACGCCCTCGCCTGGACCGGAACGCTTCAGCCTGGACAGACCGTGACGATCACGTACTCGGTGACCGTGGGCGACGACACCTCCGGCGAGATCCTGCGCAACAGCGTGACCGGATCCGGCACTCCCACGACCCCGAACCCCGGCGACCCGACCGGGCCGCAGGTTCCCGGTGAGCCGATCGTCCCGCCGACGGTCACCACCGAGCACCCCGTGATCGGCTCCGGCTTCACGATCTCGAAGTCGGCCGATCCCGCCTCCGGCACGGCCGTGTCGGCGGGCGACACGATCACCTACACGATCACCGGGACCAACACGGGCGACACCGACCTCGACCCCGCGGAGATCGTCGACGACCTGTCCGGCGTGCTCGACTCCGCCGGCTACAACGACGACGTTACGGCCGACCGCGGCTCCGTGCGGGTCGCCGACGCCACCCTCACCTGGACGGGCAGCATCCCGCGAGGAGAATCTGTCACCATCCGCTACACGGTGACCGTGGACGCGGGTGTCGAGAAGGCGCTGCTGCACAACGTCGTCACCGGTTCGGCCACGCCGCAGATCCCGACCGACCCCGCGGACCCCTCCGGGGCGAAGACCCCGGGGACCCCGATCGTCCCGCCGGCGGCGGAGACGGAGCACCCCGTCGTCGACACAGGCTTCGAGGTCTCGAAGTCAGCCGACCCTGCTTCCGGAACCGCCGTCCGCGCGGGCGACACCCTCACCTACACCGTCTCGGGCGCCAACACCGGCAACACGGTCCTCGATCCGGCGACGATCGTCGACGACCTCTCGGCCGTCCTCGCGAACGCGGAGTACGGCGGCGACGCGAAGGCCTCGTCCGGATCCGTCGCGCTCTCCGGCACCACCCTCACCTGGACCGGGACGCTCGCTCCCGGCGACCGCGTCGACATCACCTACACGGTGACGGTGGACGAGGGCGCGACCGGCGTGCTGCTCCGCAACACGGTGTCCGGTGAGGGCACCCCGCTGATCCCGACCGACCCGACCGACCCGGAGAGCCCGACCACGCCGGGCACCCCGGTCGAGACCCCGCCGGCGACGACGGAGCACCCCGTCGCGACCCCCGGTTTCACCGTCACCAAGACGGCCGACCCGGCGACGGGCACGCGCGTCGACCCCGGCAGCGTGATCACGTACACCGTGACCGGCCGCAACACGGGCGACACCGTCCTGGATCCCGTCGAGATCGGCGACGACCTGCGCGCGGCGCTGGCCCACGCGTCCTACAACGACGATGTGTCCGCCACTCGCGGCGACGGCCGCGTGGCCGACGGGGCGCTGTCGTGGAACGGCGTGCTGCGCCCCGGTCAGGACGTCGTGATCACCTACTCGGTGACCGTCGACGCCACCGCCGGCGGCGAGACCATCGCGAACACGGCCACCGGAGAGGCGACCCCGCTGATCCCCGCCGACCCGAGCGACCCCGAGAGCCCCACGACTCCCGGCACGCCGATCACGCCGCCGCCGTCGAGCACCGAGCACCCCGTGAACGAGCCCGGCTTCACGTTCGCCAAGACGGTCGACCCCGCCGCCGGTACCGCTGTCGACCCCGGTGACGTGCTCACCTACACGCTGACGGCCGTCAACACGGGCCAGACGGCGCTCGACCCGGTGACGATCACCGACGACCTGTCCGGTGTGCTGCCGTACGCGACCTTCAACGCGGACGCCGTGGCGAGCATCGCGGGTGCCTCTGCGGATCCCGCGACCCTGGACGGCACGGAGCTGTCGTGGACGGGGGCGCTCGCGGTCGGCCAGACCGTGACCGTCACCTACTCCGTGACCGTGAGCGCCGAGGGCGTGGGCACCGTGATCGAGAACGCGGCGACCGCGACGGCGACCCCGCCGGGCGGATCGACGATCACGCCGCCGCCCGGTGTCACGACCAACCCGGTCAACGAGCCTGGGTTCTCCGTCTCGAAGAGCGTCGACCCGGCTGCGGGCACGGCGGTCGACCCGGGCAGCGTCCTCACCTATACGGTGACCGGCGTGAACACGGGAGAGACGGCTCTCGACCCTGTCACCATCACCGATGACCTCTCCGGTGTCCTGGCGCACGCCGAGTACAACGACGACGCGACCGCGACGATCAGCGGCACGGTGACCACCGCGCCGACGGTGGCCCAGGAGGGGCTGTCGTGGACGGGCGCGCTGCAGGTCGGCGAGACCGTCACGATCACCTACTCGGTGACCGTGCGGGCGGATGCCGGCGGGGCCGTCATCGAGAACGCGGCCGCCGGCTCGGCGACCCCGCCGGGCGGGGTGCCGCCGATCGAGACGCCGCCGGCGACAACCGAGAACCCCGTGAACGAGCCGGGCTTCGAGCTGCGCAAGGTCGCCGACCCCGCCTCCGGCACCCGTGTCGACCCGGGCAGCGTCATCACCTACACCGTGACCGGCGTGAACACGGGGGAGACGGCGCTGGCTCCGGTCCGCATCGTCGACGACCTGTCGGGCGTGCTCGCGCACGCCGCCTACAACGGCGACGCCACGGCGACCGTGAGCGACGGCATCGCTGCGACACCCGTCGTCGCGGGCGACGAGCTCACCTGGGCCGGTGACCTCGCGGTCGGCGAGCGTGTCACGATCACCTACTCGGTGACCCTGCATGGCGACGCGGGCGGCGCGATCATCGCGAACACCGTCGAGGGCACGGCGACGCCTCCCGGCGGCGCCGAGCTGACCCCGCCGCCGGTGACGACGGAGAACCCGGTCGGCACTCCGGGCTTCACGTTCGTCAAGACGTCCGACCCCGCGTCCGGCTCCGCCGTCGCGACGGGCAGCGTCGTGACGTACACGCTCACCGGCACCAACACCGGCGAGACGCGTCTGGACGAGGTCGTCGTCACGGACGACCTGACCGGAGTGCTGCGGCATGCCGACCTCCGCGGCACGGCGACCGCCACGGTGGGTGACCGTGCGGTGGCCGCGCCGACGATCGACGGCACGACGCTGCGCTGGACGGGCAGCCTCGCCGAAGGGGAGCGCGTCGTGATCACCTACGCGGTGACCGTGCACGCCGACGCGGCGGGGGCGACGCTGCGGAACGTGGCCGCCGCCTCGGCCACGCCTCCCGGCGGGGAGACGATCACCCCGCCGACGAGCACGACCGAGAACCCGGTGCTGACGCCGCTCGCCCTCACCGGCGGACAGCTGGCCCCGTGGGTCCTCGGGCTCGCGATCGCGCTGCTGATCGGCGGTGCGGTGCTGCTGGTGGTGCGCCGCCGCCGTCTGCAGAGCTAG
- a CDS encoding ABC transporter ATP-binding protein → MTSLSSPPLVEAAPAEALRLSGLVKTYGSGSATVTALRGIDLAIARGSFTAIMGPSGSGKSTLLHSAAGLDRPTSGTVHLGGTEISALTPRQLTAFRRDHVGFVFQAYNLLPALTVEDNITLPLRLGRQALDHRWLETLLAAVGLTDRRHRRPAELSGGQQQRVAIARALITRPHVVFGDEPTGALDSRTGKQVLDLLAHTAKELHQTVVVVTHDPVVASHADRVIFLADGAFAGHLDGGTPQQITDRMSTLGEW, encoded by the coding sequence ATGACCTCCCTCTCCTCCCCGCCGCTCGTCGAAGCGGCCCCCGCCGAGGCCCTGCGTCTCAGCGGCCTCGTCAAGACCTACGGCTCCGGCAGCGCCACGGTGACCGCGCTCCGCGGCATCGACCTCGCCATCGCCCGGGGCTCGTTCACCGCGATCATGGGGCCGTCCGGCTCGGGCAAGAGCACGCTGCTGCACAGCGCCGCGGGCCTCGACCGCCCGACCAGCGGCACGGTGCACCTGGGCGGCACCGAGATCTCCGCTCTCACTCCCCGGCAGCTGACGGCCTTCCGCCGCGACCATGTGGGGTTCGTGTTCCAGGCCTACAACCTGCTTCCGGCCCTGACCGTGGAGGACAACATCACCCTCCCGCTGCGCCTCGGCCGGCAGGCTCTGGATCATCGCTGGCTGGAGACGCTGCTCGCCGCGGTGGGTCTCACCGACCGCCGCCACCGTCGCCCCGCTGAGCTCTCCGGCGGACAGCAGCAGCGCGTCGCGATCGCCAGGGCGCTCATCACGCGACCGCACGTCGTGTTCGGCGACGAGCCCACCGGCGCCCTGGATTCCCGCACCGGAAAGCAGGTCCTCGACCTCCTCGCGCACACCGCGAAGGAGCTGCACCAGACCGTTGTGGTCGTCACGCACGACCCGGTGGTGGCCTCGCACGCCGACCGGGTGATCTTCCTCGCCGACGGGGCGTTCGCCGGACATCTCGACGGCGGCACCCCGCAGCAGATCACGGATCGCATGAGCACGTTGGGGGAGTGGTGA